In the genome of Lathyrus oleraceus cultivar Zhongwan6 chromosome 4, CAAS_Psat_ZW6_1.0, whole genome shotgun sequence, the window AAAGTTGAAAATCAAGGTTCATCATACGTGTTATCGCGGCGGGAAAaatttgagattaagctattgattaacttaactcagaaaaagcaagagtcaccaccaaactttattgttttcaaaggaaatGTGAAAAAGGTCGAACAAAACCTAcaaaaggtaaaacaaaagagaaatcTGGATacgggggttagttatgcaaatGGAAGGTATTAACACTCCTCACATCAATGGCACTCCATAAGAACCACTTGTAAATCTGTGTTTATAAAAAGGTTTGGTTTtttgttgattgattttaatttgaaaagATATGTTGTCGTATTCAAGTGGAAAACTCAGCTTACTACCCACAAGTATGAGGAAATTAACATTAGCATCATCTTGATATGGGAGACTTTTACTTGGACTTTCTCACTAGAACATCTCAACACTCAAGTGGAAAATATCAATCATTTCTCAATATATTATAGAAGTATAGTGGTTTGCATCACTACAAGAATATACTAATATCCAATCTTTTAAAAAAGCTCTTAAAAGAAAGTGCACAAAGGCACAAAAAAGAAGTTTGATGAGGTTTGACTTTTTTAGAAGTTTGAAAAAAAGAGTTTAAATATGCTTAAATATTTTAGCATTTATTGAGAAAAAAGATTTTCTGGATCAtttgacaaaagtcaaggtttgttaagaaaaggtgtgaagtttgaaaacaagaagtttttgaaagaggaagaaatttttgaaaattgaagaagtgggAGGGAGATGAAAAGACTATCCTAAAGCAAAAATAAATGACATGAATATAAGGTCCCATTGTAAGGTAGCCCATGATAAACCCTTTGTATGTGCAAGTGTACTAACCACAAGATGAAGCAAGCAAATGACATTGATCAAAATAAGTATGCATTTCCCTTTGGGTCAAGCCACAAGATGAATAAGCACATGATCACATGAATATCAAAAGATTCAGATGATCAACAAAACCACAAGGCCACAGAGAAACATCCAAGTCTTGCATTGAAGATCAAAGGGTCCAAAGAGATCATAGGGTTTCAAATGAATCAAAGTGTCAAATAATCTCCAAGCAAAGAGAAAGCACTAAGTCCATCATGTCCAAAGTCCAAAATACTCCTCAAGCAAGGGATAGTAACACAAAGTTCGTAAGATCGGATTAAAGTTTTTTGGGTCTTAGCCAGTTTATCATGTTTATGTTCTTTTGCAATAAGAAGACAATAAGAAACATAAAGTGAAATGGCAAGAATATAAATgacatgaatgtaaatgacataaatgTAAGGAACATAAATGTAAATGTTAGGAGGTTAGATGTGATAAGTTAGTGATCATGAGTCAAGTAATGCATGTGGTAATCATATTAGAGTGTTGATACAAAGTCAAACTCGTAAGGCTTGAAGCACATCTGTTTCAAAACTAAAAGAGGAAAGAAGAGAACATGagggaagatgaaagcaagcTCAAGTGTTTGGTTTATGATCAACTATTGATAGAATCTGAGAAATCAGTTAGAATTCTGTTAGAATTTCATATATTGCATTCTATTCAAATGAGATACAATGACTCTACTTATATAGAAAGAATGTTGTAACTGACTATTACAGTTGTCATTATTACAACTGTCACTAACTATTACAGCTCGGCATGCTGTAACTAACTATTACAGTTGTCACTAACTATTACAGTTCAGTACTGTAATAATACAGAATGCTAACTAATACATTACTCTATCATTCCCCCTTAGAAGTGGAGGGTGTGTCAATCAAGCTTTTCTTTTTGAGTACCCTGAGTTTATCACGAAGAGGAAGAAATTTCACTGCAGATAATGGTTTAATTAAATCATTTGCCCCCGGTCCTGAGCAAGAACATGAGCCACAACAAGACTCTTATTGAGCACCTTTTCTCTTACAAAGAAGATATCCAATTCCACATGTTTAGTCGTGTTATGCAGAATAGGATTATGAGCAAGTGTGACTGTACTGAGATTGTCACACATAATCTTTGGAATTTGAAACTCACAGTGTAGTTCTTTAAGAAGGGACTACACCCAAAGTATTTCTACAGCAAGTTGAGCCATACTTATGTATTTTACCTCTGCACTTGACCTGGAAACCAACTGTTGCTTTTTAGACCACTAAGACACAATATTAGGACCAAGGAACACACAAGCCCCCGAAGTAGACCTTCTGTCATCAGGATCTAatgcccaatcagcatcacagaaCCCAAGCAAAGACAGAGGTTGCTGAACTGATGCAGGCTGaatgataagaccatgatgaaAAGTGCCACTTAGATACCTCAATATCCTCTTTACAGCCTTCCAGTGATCCTCTAATGGATTTGACAGAAACTGGCAGACTTTATTCACAGAAAATGAGATTTTGGGCCTTGTCAATGTAGCATATTGCAAAGCACCAACAACAGATCTAAATAGAGTAGGATCAGACACTACATCAGACCCAACTTTGGAGAGTTTGCTACTAGAAACCATTGGAGTGGGCATTCCATTGGCATTAGACATATTTACTTTGGCTAACAAATCACTTACATATTTGGTTTGCGAGAGAAACAGGGAACCATTTGGCAAGTGAGTGACCTCAATTCCTAAGAAATAGTCTAACACGCCCTACTGTTTAAGAGAGAAGGCAACATTAAGTTTCTTGATCAATGAAGTAATGAAAGTTTCAGAATTCCCAGTGAtgattatatcatcaacatagaccaAGACCATAATATTGAGACTCCTAGTGTGAAGTAGAAACAAATTGGGGTCACATCTGCTGGCCTAAAACCCATGTTGTAGTAAGGCACTTTTAAGTTTATCAAACCAGACCCTAGGTGCTTGTTTAAGCCCATAGATAGCCTTGTTTAATTTGCACACAAGTGTCTTATCAGAAGCCTAAAACCCAGGAGGTTGCTGCATATAAACTTCCTCCTCAAGAGTACCATTGAGGAAAGCATTATTCACATCAATCTACTGAATTGTCCACATGTGTGTGACTGCAAGAGTAAAAACAATTCTGACTGTAACAGGCTTCACAACTGGTGAGAAAGTTTCAGTAAAGTCACTGCCAGCTTGCTGATGAAACCCTTTCGCCACAAGTCTAGCCTTATATTTATTGATGGATCCATCAGGATTTTCCTTCACTAAAAAAATCCATTTATAACCAATGGGTTTTCTAGAACCAGATGGTGACACCAAAGTCCAGGTCTGATTATTCAAAAGGGCCTGATACTCCTCTTTCATACCCTTAAACCAATTGGGGGAAACCAAGGCTTGACCAACTGAAGTAGGCTCCATGTAACTGAGCAAAAGTGTAGGATTAAGTCTAGGTTGAGTGATACCACTCTTGGCTCTAGTTTGCATGGCATGTACATTTAGGGGATTAATTAAAGATTGTGATGGGTTATGAGGAACTTAAATAGGCCTAGCAATGAATGTAGTGTCAGGGGAGGATGTAGGTGATATAGTACTGGCTTCAGCTAAATCTGAAAGAATATGACCAGGGGAAATATTTGAAATGGAGGAGGGTGTTGTAGGGGAGCTAGATAAGTCAGGAGTCACAAGAGGATTTGGTGGACTGTGAGAAGAACTAGAGTCAGTAGTAGAAATGACAGGAGGTGTAGAAGGAAGAGACAGAGAGGGAGTAGGGTTGATATGATGAAAAGGAAGAGGAGATGATGAAACTACTGGCATAAACCAGGAGGAAGAAATGGGAGAGGAAGATGCAGTGTTGTTGGAAGAAGAAAAGGGAAACAATGTGGAGTAAGGAAATTTAGATTCATGAAAAAGAACATCCTTAGAAATGTATATATGACCATTAGAAGCAAGACATTTATATCCTTTATGAATAGTGGAGTACCCTAGGAAGATGCACTCTTGAGACCTATAGTCAAGTTTATGAGAATTATAGGGACGAAGGAAAGGAAAACATGCGCAACCAAACACTCTAAGACATGTATAATCTGGGTTTTTGTTTAGAAGTTTGGAATAATAAGAGTGGTTATGAAGAGTAAGACTAGGAAGCCTATTAATAAGATAGGCATCTGTAACAAAGGTGTGATCCCATAATTTTAAGGGCGGGCATTGTGGATTGAGCAAGTAATGTTAAACCAGTTTCCACAATGACGATGTTTACGTTCAACAATACCATTTTGATGGTGGGTATGTGGACACGTAAACCTATGAATGATTCCTAACTCAGTGAGATATTTCGTGAAAGGTATGAACTGACCCCCTTCATCACTTTGAACACCTTTAATTTTACAATTAAACTGAAGTTCAACCATGGTTTTGAACTGAATAAACTGGGTGAGAGTGTCAGATTTTAGTCTAAGGGGAAAGATCCAAACAAACGTAGAATGGGCATTAACACAGGTCAGAAAATAGGTGTAGCCACTTGAAGATTGAACAGGAGTTGGACCCCATAAGTCACAGACAACCAATTCAAAAGGATGGTTATACACAGTGGTGGATAATGAGGTAGGAAGCCTGTGAGACTTTCCTAAACAACAGGCAACACACAGTTCAGCTGGTGGTTTTGAAGGAATAGGTATGTGACAGAGTTTTAGCACTTCAGCAAGAGCATGATGGTGAGGGTGTCCTAAACGTGTATGCCATAAAACATACTTATTATGGAATATGGAAGCAGGGGTATTAACATGCTGAGATGATTTAGAAATATTATGAGTGGTAACATTAACATTAGAAATATTATGGCAGGCTGAACCAATTTCATTCATATAGGAATCATTAGTACGGAGAGAAATACAAGTGCACTTAGCATTAGAATGCAGGACATGATTACAAGAGTTGCTGAGATTACAAGTTTCAGAAGATGAAGATACACATGTATTAAGACTAGGAAAATACTTGGACAGTTGTGAAGAAGGGTTGGGAAATTTGTATAAACCATCAGCTCCAACAACACTGCAAAGAAGAATTTTAGACGAAGCCTGCGATTTGACAAGATAAAATTGAGGGTGAAACTCAAAGAAAACATGATTGTCCTGAGCAAATTTACTAACATTGATAAGGTTTTTGGTGATGTGACGCACAAGTAGTAAATTGTGCAGGGTGAGAGATATGTGAGGATAGTTTGGTAATGAAAATTGCATATAGCCTACAAAGTTGATAGATAAACCTTGACCATTTCCCATAAACACTTGCTCAGATCCAAGCAATGAAATAAAGTCAGACAGATTGAAGCATCATGTGTAACATGGTGAGACACGCCTGAATCTGAATACCACAATTGATTGTTGAAATTAGGATCTGAACCAGTGAGAAAAGCTTGAGGTAGAGGAGATCGAGGAGGAGCTGGCCTAGGAGCAGCATAACCAAATAAAGGTTGATACATAGGTCGTGCGGTCATCATGAAAGGATTGAAGAAAGCTTTATGAGGCGAGAACGAAGGAGCATTGGAATTCGAATATCTGTGATAACATTTAGAGGCGTCATGTCCAGATTTGTGACAAATCTGACATTGAGTTTTTCCAAAACGACCTCCTCCACGGCCAAATTTGCCACCGCCATGGCCAAAACGACCACCTCTTGAGTGATAACCATGATTCTCAGCATTTGCAGTGACATGACTAGTTCCAAGAGGAAACGACTCCATAGCAGCACCAGACTGGTCAGTTGTGACATGCGATGATGACAGCGGCGCCTGCGTCAAGTTCACCGACACTGGCTCATTGAGAACAGCTTTTCGATGCTTCTCAAGTCTGGATTCATGCGTAAGGAGACATGATTCAAGCTCATCAAGAGAACCTAGATCCTTTTTACTATTCACTGCTACAACAATTGGATCGTACTCCTCAGGAAGCACATCAAGCACGATTTTGATTAGGTTTCGAAGAGGAACGGGATCTCCAACTAAAATCAACGAGTCACTGATTTCGCGAACACGAACTATAAATTCCTCTATCATAAGCGATCCTTTTGTGAGGCGACGCAATTTGGATCGGAATTGACGCACCTTGGTGGTGAGTAAGTTGTTGAAGTAACGATGAGCTTCAGTCAAGATCTGCCATGAATGCCTACAATCAACGAGCTTCGGAAGTAGGGAGTCGAAAATGGTTTATAGAAGTCAGGTACAGATAAGCGCATCTTGTTGTTCCCGATCAAGATACACATGGTTAGCACCATTTATAACAGAATTTGAACTAGCCGAAAACTGTTGAGGAATCGTCGACACGGTGACAAATTGCTGAAGCTTGTGACCGCGAATGACGCCATCAATTTGTTGCTTCCACTGCTTGAAGTTCTTATCATCAAGCTTAACGTAGATGAGATGTGAAAGCTTAACATGCGAAGATGGAAACACATTATCATTGTGAAACGGAGAAGCCATGGTAGAGTTCTACTGGATCGAAAAAGAAGAAGCTCTCGGTACCATGATAGAATCTGAGAAATCAGTTAGAATTCTGTTAGAATTTCATATATTACATTTTGTTTAAATAAAATACAATGACTCTACTTATATAGAAAGAATGTTGTAACTGACTATTACAGTACAATTGTCACTATTACAGTTGTCACTAACTATTATAGTTGTCACTAACTATTACAGCTCAACACTGTAATAATACAGAATATTAACTAATACATTACTCTATCAACTATCAAACAAGTCAAAAGACCCAAACATATGGCACAATCTAGGGATGATCTATCACTAACTCAAAGTGCcaaaaatatgatcaaatgatcatcTATTAACATTGAATTAGAAAATATTATTCGACCTAAGAGTCCATCTATAGATGAATTAAAACATAAAGGCATTGATCAaccaagtcaacaactcaagCTTAAACATCAAATTGtacaaaaattaattttaaaaaaaaattaaaattgattaaaaaaGGAATGTGAAAATTCAAATCAAACACCAAAACATAAAATAAATGATTGAAAAAATTACATAAAgtcaataaaaataaataattagatctcaaaagttggatctcaaaaatgtttgaaaatgatcaaaaataaaatgaaaaattaaaattaaaattaaaaataaaacaaaatattaatgaatgaaaaaataattttaaaaattatgaaaaataatgTATGTGATGCAAAACATTTTTAAAGATTTTCTGTAAAAATTTGGATCAAAATGGATttaaaataaaagagaaattaatttgaaaaagaaataaaaaaaataaaataaaaagaaattaggGCACCAACAATTACTAAGATTTAAAAAAAAACGCTTAAAAGGATATGATTGATTGGATTCAGATGTTTTACACCAAGGCGCGTGAACTAGACTTCATATTCAACTTTTGCTCAATTTCTATAAATCATGAACTCGTGTTTTTAGCAACACCCAAACATGAAATTAACTTCGCAACACATCATCGTTCATATCTCTTTGCATAAAAAGAATTTTCTCAAAAAAACGAAAAACCCTAattcttcaaagtaaaattataatacattataattattttataattataTGTGGCCTACATTTTGAGATCAAACAAATAACCACGAAgataaatatataaatataacTTTAAAAAAACATTCTTAAATTATATTATTTGTAACTTTTTGTGATAATGTATTTTTCTTAATTAAACTTCGCTTTCTTTTTAGTGCTATGTATACTAAATTTAGATTCCTAACAAAAACCATTGACTTACATTGTTTTCTATACTCCTATTAAACATCTCACACAATCTCTCCCCTCTTTGAATATTTTACCTTTAAAGGTACACAATTTAATCCACAATGAATAAGATTATTGTAAAAATGTTAAAAATGTGATAGTGTGGGTATGTGCACTTCAAGGCTAAAAACAATTAATCATGATTATAATCATATTCTACGAAGTTAGTATACAATGGCGAGCCATCCTCTGCTAGGTGAAGTAGGGAaaaacattcatcacaaaaatgACAAGGGTTTTCGGGTGCCCATTTGTCATCCACTGTGACCTTTGTAGCTCTGAATATTTTGCAAACTCTACATTTTTTAAAAACCATCTTCAGTTGAAATGTGACTATTGGATAAACAGCCTGATTATGTACATCATCGGCATGAATTAACCTCATATCTCGTATTACTAAGGTATGGGTACAGTCACCCTGCACGTAGATAGAAAATGCGCCATGTTAAATATCTACTTTCTAAGAAAACAACTATCAATTTGGCCACACGAAACATCATCTTAGTGAATGCAACCCTATTTCATGGAACCATAAAATTAAACATTGGTTCTACCAAAAATTATGGAACCAAACAAAACGCTAAGAGCAGTACAGAACATGATATTCCATTCCATTCTATCCTTGCTTAAAACATTGCTCAAGTTTTGTCTTTTAACATGAGGGGCATTGTACTCTTGTAAAATAGAATAACCTCGGCCAAACTTCCATTCAATTACCCATAAGATAAGATTCATAAGCAGTGCCCCATTTAAAGCAAAATTAAAAGAACAATGTAAAGgcaacaataacatcaacaacgGCAAAACAAAAAACTCGGGACAAATAAAAGAAAGTACCTGATGACAATAAAGGTATCCAGCACCAAGTCGAAAGCTTAAGTCACAAAAACGTGTCATGTGCATCTGAAGAGATGCAAAACGAGGCAAGTGTGATACAGATGCTTCCCCGATGACTGCCTTTTGTTTTAGCTGCAGTTTCCCATTTATAATACATTCCCATTTCTTCTGTGCCTCCTCCTTGGAATTTCGGAGCCAATCCAGTATGGGTCTGGTCAAATCAATAGCAGATGGATCCCTCAAATCAGTGTAAAATACATCCTGCAAAGAACTGGTTTTCATCAAATTCGATGAAGAAATGATCATCTTGTCACATGAGGAAGTATAGGTGCATACCTCAATGAGAAAATATAGGTGCATACCTCAATGAGAAAATAACCAGAAGGATCATGTTGTCCAGCTTTTTGCATAATCTGGTCCGTTGAGCAACAGATCTTGTCCCTCAGTACTGTTAAAGTCTGTCCACCAAGAACTAACAACTCTTGGATCTacacaaaagaaaaaagaacAGAGGCCCTACATGTTAATTTCGATGGTAGTTATCCAAGATtcattttcaaaatcaaaacatTATTTTCATTACGTTGGCATGGCATTGAATACCTTAACACCTTTTCGAACATTATGGTAAATCTCTACAAAGAGAACAACTTCTGGATTCTGCACAGGAATGTGTTCCTGAAGGCCCGCTGTGTTCACCTGCAAAACATTAAAACAGTAGAAAGATAGGGATTATGAACATGAAAAAAGAGGGGAAATGCATACAACTTAAATACTGGTTTGAAACTATCAAATTATCAGTAAGAATAGTTAGAAAAAAATCCTGGAATTCCCATTACCAACTATGCATAAAACCAACCTTAGTAGTCAGCCACATGAGATTTGTGCATGGATACAAAATGAGTAAGTAAAGTGTATCACCAATAGAAGGAACCCTCAAATAATTTCTGATTTGATTTCTATTTTTTAGTGGTCTTAGTCGGTTGTAAACTTCTTTTtgaaataaaattcaaataaaaGTTAATCTAACTGAAATAGGTATGTCAACAAGCAATTTAGAAGGCATAGATTAAAAAAAAGGCTGCAACTTTAATAATTGCTTAGCTTATCTAAACATAGGATACAGAAGTAAAGTGCTTTAAATAGAACATAACAACTTTAAGCAATGAATTTCTGGCAACCTTTCTAGCAGAACTTATGGACCTAAGAGACATCATCCTTTCAGTTCCTACTGATTTGTTGGTAAGTTCATTGATCCTGCAAACAGGACTAAACCAAAAAACAAGAAACCTGAATTAGAACTTACAATCTCACATATAAAATGGAATAATCAGATAAATATTCAAAATACTAACTCAAATGAATGAAGTTTGACTTCTGCCTTGTCTGCTTCCTGCTTCTGTTTGATTTTTACAACCTCCTCCACCTTTTCTATACGATTACTCTGGACATTGATTAAATATAAGAAACATAATCCCCCGAAACTTCCACGGATAAATATGGATATATTTGTTTGATGACacaaatttaatttaataaaGTACAAGCTTTAAGAATCTTTCAATAGCTGAATAAACAAATCAGAGAGCACACATTCATCGCCTTGCCGTCCAATGTGAAGTAGCTTCTAAAAGTTAGCATTATATTATATGACTAACTAATGCTAACAGAAAACTCAGTGAAATTATATGCGACGATAATTAAAGAAATAGTTATCGGGGAGGACATACTTGAAAAAACTAGCTTATACTCATTTGATAATATGAGCTGACAAGATTTAACATTCTAATTGGAACATATGAATAAAACTGAAACCAAATGATTTAGTTTGTGCAAGAAAGATTTAGGTCTTTTCATAAACCAAGACATGCCGTTAAACTTATATTTCAGATAGAACAATTTTCAGGTTCGCATAAATATAATAAAACTCCTTACCTCAGGAGAAACATTTAAGCATCAGATATTAAGAGAGAAGCATAAATGGTTTTAGAGAGTTAACATACATCAAGAATAGGGTTATTTGTTCCACTACTCTTTCTCTTGTAGCGCTTCTTCTGACACCTGCAACCAAATCCAACAAGAATTTCTTTACTCAATCTATTTTAGAGAGAACGACTTTCAGATTCTCATTAATATAATAATAAGCATTTACAGTAATAAACTAAGAACAACTATAGTAAAACTATATATAATTCTCTAACACGCTATAAAAGTTCACAGATAACTATATTCATGACTATAATTCTGATTCATTCTCTATCATGTTCCAGAAACACTACTACGAAACAAGGCAACATTAGAATAACCAGCAGGTAAGAATAGTGAGGAAAAAAACTGACTCTGCATTAGGTTGATTCAATGGTGGTGGATGATTTTCATTGTTGTCTTTATCCTGAAATACTTGTTTGAAAGCCATGTCCATCAAATCATCATCTGTATACACTTTAAGGTCATCAACCCTGTGAATAAAATAGTGAGCATAGAGTAAAAATTGCAGAATACTAGAAGGAAAAAGAGTAGATTacatacgagaaatcatcatgAG includes:
- the LOC127138268 gene encoding snRNA-activating protein complex subunit isoform X1; the protein is MEDEFECSIPVARGGPIYVSNMVASVTRVPLFMDSLQSELHTLEAELPPQDSSHDDFSVDDLKVYTDDDLMDMAFKQVFQDKDNNENHPPPLNQPNAECQKKRYKRKSSGTNNPILDSNRIEKVEEVVKIKQKQEADKAEVKLHSFDPVCRINELTNKSVGTERMMSLRSISSARKVNTAGLQEHIPVQNPEVVLFVEIYHNVRKGVKIQELLVLGGQTLTVLRDKICCSTDQIMQKAGQHDPSGYFLIEDVFYTDLRDPSAIDLTRPILDWLRNSKEEAQKKWECIINGKLQLKQKAVIGEASVSHLPRFASLQMHMTRFCDLSFRLGAGYLYCHQGDCTHTLVIRDMRLIHADDVHNQAVYPIVTFQLKMVFKKCRVCKIFRATKVTVDDKWAPENPCHFCDECFSLLHLAEDGSPLYTNFVEYDYNHD
- the LOC127135063 gene encoding uncharacterized mitochondrial protein AtMg00820-like produces the protein MQTRAKSGITQPRLNPTLLLSYMEPTSVGQALVSPNWFKGMKEEYQALLNNQTWTLVSPSGSRKPIGYKWIFLVKENPDGSINKYKARLVAKGFHQQAGSDFTETFSPVVKPVTVRIVFTLAVTHMWTIQ
- the LOC127135062 gene encoding uncharacterized mitochondrial protein AtMg00810, with the translated sequence MSNANGMPTPMVSSSKLSKVGSDVVSDPTLFRSVVGALQYATLTRPKISFSVNKVCQFLSNPLEDHWKAVKRILRYLSGTFHHGLIIQPASVQQPLSLLGFCDADWALDPDDRRSTSGACVFLGPNIVS
- the LOC127138268 gene encoding snRNA-activating protein complex subunit isoform X2 → MMISHDDLMDMAFKQVFQDKDNNENHPPPLNQPNAECQKKRYKRKSSGTNNPILDSNRIEKVEEVVKIKQKQEADKAEVKLHSFDPVCRINELTNKSVGTERMMSLRSISSARKVNTAGLQEHIPVQNPEVVLFVEIYHNVRKGVKIQELLVLGGQTLTVLRDKICCSTDQIMQKAGQHDPSGYFLIEDVFYTDLRDPSAIDLTRPILDWLRNSKEEAQKKWECIINGKLQLKQKAVIGEASVSHLPRFASLQMHMTRFCDLSFRLGAGYLYCHQGDCTHTLVIRDMRLIHADDVHNQAVYPIVTFQLKMVFKKCRVCKIFRATKVTVDDKWAPENPCHFCDECFSLLHLAEDGSPLYTNFVEYDYNHD